CCTCGCCGGCCTGCTGCAGCAGGGTGGGGTCGTAGACGACTCCCCAGGCACCGGCCAGCACGGCGTCGTCCACCGCGTGGGCCACCACGAGGTCGGCGTCGCGGAAGAGGGCGGCGCGGATGGCGTAGACCAGGGCCCGCTGGCCGTCCTCGGACCCGTCGACCCCGACCACGATGGTGTGCGGCTCGTTCATCGGGCCCTCCTGGTGCGGATCGAGGCCGAGACGGCCGAGGTCGGTGGGTGGGGCACCCCGAGCACCGGGTGCTCGGGGTCGACGGGGGACGGCGGCGGGCCCGAGGGTGCCGGGCCGAGCAGGCTGGGTCCCGGGGCCAGCGGCGCGGGTGGCCCCGGTCGCTGGGCCGGTGGCGGTGCCAGCGGGGTGGCAGCGGTCGGGCGGGGGCCGGAGGGGCCGACTCCGGGCCGGGGGGGCGGCGGACCGGGGTGGGGACGTCCCCCCGACACCGGCGGCCGGAGCGGGCTCGGGCCGGCGGGGGCGACCGGCCGCGGGCCCGGACCGGAGCCGTGGACGGGCGGCGGCCCCGCGGCCGGGGCGGGCACGACCGGTCGGCCGGCGGCGTCCGGGGCGGTCAGGGCGCGGAGGACCTGGTCCAGCTGCTGGGTGATGCGGTGCAGCAGCGCGGTCTGCTCGCCCAGCTGGTCGGCGATGCGGTGCAGCGGCTCCTCGGGCCCGGCGGCGCGACCCGGGTCGGCTCCGGCACCCGGTCCGGGGACCGGGGGCTGCGGCTCGCGACGGTGGCTCTGCGCGCTCATGCCTGCAACCTAGACGACCGCCCCCGCCGCGGGAAGCCACCGGACCCGCGGGTCGTGGGTCCGGCCCGCCGCTCAGCCGGCGTCGGGGCCGAAGGTGGTGCGTCCGCGGAGCTTGCCGGCCAGCTCGTCGTCGATCCCGTCGGCCACCTCGGCCATCATCGTGACCGCCTGGTGCAGGTGGGCCGGCACGAACGGGTGGGCCATCACCGAGCAGGTCACGAAGACGCGGTCCCGGATCAGCTGGAACTTCACCATCCGGGCGTCGGCGTTGAGGTCGTTGAGCACCTCCACCGCCCGCGAGCGGCCCTCGACGTCGTGCACCAGGGAGGCGAAGACCAGCACCTCGCGGGCGTCGGAGGAGAGCCGCAGGAAGAGCATCGTCGAGCCGACCCGGATGGCGATGTCGCCCTCGGCGTCGTGCAGTGGGGTGTGGCCGAACATCTCGGTCAGCTCCACCTCGACCAGGTCGCGCAGGTGCTCCACCCCGGCCGGGACCACCGCGGCCACGTCCTCGGCGTCGTACTCGGTCAGGACCACCGGCTCCGGGGCCGGGGTCAGGATCTCGGCCAGCTGGTCCGGGGCCAGGAAGACGGGGTGCTGGACGCCGTACACGTCGCGGAGGGTGCTCACGGCGAGCCCGGCCAGGGCCTCGGACTGCTCCTGGGCCCTCAGCACCCAGAAGTTCTCGCTGACGGGGTCGCCGGGCTGCTCGGGCTCGCTGGTGGGGTCCTGCCAGCCCAGCTCGGAGAGCCGGGTCAGCTCGGCCGGGCCGAGCTGGTACTTCTCCCCCACCACCGCGTTGCTGGCGGCCTCGGCCAGCAGCGTGTCGCGGTCACGGCTGTGGAACCGCACGAAGGGGACCGGCTCCTCGTCCACGGCCACGCAGCCGAGGGTGAAGTCGGCGGAGTCGTCGATCATCGAGACCACCTCGGCGAGCCGCTGCTCGAACTCCAGCCACGACTCGGCGGTGCTGCGGTCCAGGTCGAAGTCACGGTAGTCGGGCACGGTCACTCTCGCTCTCGTCTCGGCGCCCCGTCCGGGCCCTGGTTCGAACGTAGCGCACGACCCCGACGCCTTCTCACGACGAACCGCCGGTGAGCGCCCGCACCACCCGTGACGGGCTGGGACGACCCAGCCGCCCGGCGAGCCAGGCGCTGGTGGCGGCCAGGTCCGGCAGCGAGACGCCGGTGCTCACCCCCTGCCCGTGCAGCATCCAGAGCAGGTCCTCGGTGGCCAGGTTGCCGGTGGCGGAACGGGCGTAGGGGCAGCCGCCGAGGCCGCCGGCGGAGGCGTCGAGCTCGCGGACCCCGGCCTCCAGGGCCACCGCCGCGTTGGCCAGCGCCTGACCGTAGGTGTCGTGGCCGTGCAGGGCCAGCCGCTCCTCCGAGCCGGCCAGCACCGTGAGCAGGGCGCGGACGTGCGCGGGCGTCGCCACGCCGATGGTGTCGCCGAGGCTGACCCGGGCGCAGCCGGCCGTCCACAGCCGCTCCACCAGCGGCACGACCTGCCGCGGCGCCACCCGGCCCTCCCAGGGGTCGCCGAAGGCCATCGAGACGTAGCCCCGGGCGGCGACGCCGTGCTCGGCGGCCAGCGCCAGTACCGCCTCGGCACGGACGACCGCCTCCTCCCGCCCGGTGCCGAGGTTGGCGCGGGCGAAGGCCTCGGTGGCGCTGACCACGACGGCCACCTCGCGGGCGCCGGCGCTCAGGGCCCGCTCGAGCCCGCGGATGTTGGGCACCAGCACCGGGAGCCGGGCGTCCGGCAGCCCGGCCACCGCGCCGAGCACCTCCTCGGCGTCGGCCAGCTGCGGGACCCAACGGGGCGGCACGAAGCTGGTGACCTCGACGGTGCGCAGGCCGGCGGCGTGCAGCCGGTGCACCAGCTCGACCTTGGTGGCCGTCGGGACCACGGTCTCCTCAGCCTGCAGGCCGTCGCGCGGACCGACCTCGTAGACCGTCACCTCCGCGGCGGGGCCCGTCCCGGGGTGCGGCTCGGGGAACGTCTCCATGGGCCGACCCTACGACCGGCCGACAGGAGGTCCCGGGCGTGCGGGCGCGGTCAGCCGAGGCGGAGCAGCAGGGCCAGCAGCAGCACGGTGGCGAACGAGAGCACGGTGCTGAGGAACACCACGTCGCGGGCCAGCAGGACCCCGACCCGGTAGCGGGTGGCGATGATGAAGACGTTCTGGGCGCTGGGCAGCCCCGCCATCAGCACCACGGCGGCCACCGTGGCCGGCTCGAGCCGCCAGACGAGCGCCGCCAGCACCCAGGCGACCGCGGGCATCACCACCAGCTTCAGCGCCACCAGGGTGGCGAGCTGGGCCGGTGGCTCACCCCGGCCCGGGAGCGGGCCCAGCCGGAGCGAGACGCCGAAGGCCAGCAGCATGGCCGGCACCGACATGGCCCCCAGCATGTCCAGCGGCGCGGCCACCGGGGCGGGGATCGACCACTCCAGCAGCGAGAGGGCGACCCCGGCGAGGGTGGCCACGGTCATCGGGTTGCGGAACGGGCGGCTCAGCACCGAGCCCACCGAGACCCGGCCCCCGCGTTCACGGGCCGCGCAGACGTCGAGCACCACCAGGCCGAGCGGTTGGAGCAGGACCATCTGCAGCAGCAGCACGGGCAGGGCCGCCGACGCGTCGCCGAGCACGAAGGCCGCCACCGGGATGCCCAGGTTGTTCGCGTTGACGTAGCCCGCCGACCACGCCCCGACCACCGTCTCGGCGGCGCCGCGCCGCCAGCGGAGCCGGGCCAGCCCGACCCAGACCAGGGCCACCAGCAGGGACGCGCAGGCGGCCACGGCCAGGCTCGGCGAGACGATCCGAGTGATGTCGGTGCGTGACATCAGGGTGAGGATCAGCGCCGGGGTGGCCACCGTGAAGGTGATCCGCGCCAGCACCTGCTGCCCGTTCCCGTCCAGCACCCGCAGGTGGGCCAGGGCGACGCCGACCAGCACCACCGCCGCGATGGTCCCGAGACCGGACAGCACCGAGATCATCGAAGGCCCACCAGGGTGGGCCGGCAGCAGACCGTGACCCGCAGGGTCCGGCGCGCCGGCCGGGGCCCTGCCGTGCTGCTCACCCGACCATGCTGCCGGGGTGGCTCACCGCGGCAGCGCGCGTCTCAGCGTCGGCGGGGGCCCGTCACGGCTCACCACCCACCGCCGCCCCCACCGCCCACGCCGCCGCCGACCCCGGCGCTGAAGCCGCTGCCACCGCCGCTGCCGGCGGTGGAGGTCGTGACGGCGCTGCTCACCGCGGAGGAGAAGGAGGAGATCTGGTCACCGAAGGCCGCTCCGGTGAAGACGAAGGGGTGGGCGCCGGCGTACCAGGTGGGCGTGTCCAGGGCGTGCCCGCGGGCGGCCAGCTCGGCGAAGACCCCGGTCCAGTGCTCGGCCACCCCGAAGGCGATGGCGTAGGGCAGGTAGCGGGAGAAGACCTGCTCGGCCTCCTCCAGCTTGATCTGGTCCGCCTCGGCGGTGCTGAGGTACAGCTTGAAGCCCAGCGACTGCTCCAGCAGCGCCGAGCCGGCGGCCGTGCGGGCGGGTGCCCGGCCGGTCAGGGCGAGGCCGACGACGCCGGCGACGACCAGCCCCAGCCCGATGATCCCGGCGCCGACGGTGAGGGCGAGCACGATCGTGAGGACCACCCCGGCCACCAGCACGAGGGCCGCACCCCCGGCCCAGCGGTGGCGCACGGCGCGCGGGTCGGCCCGGAACCAGCCACGCTCGGTGACCCGGCGGTAGAGGGCGGTCTGGGTGGAGGCGAGCGCGGGGGCGAAGACGAGGCCGTCGAGGTCGACCTCGTCCCCGGTGGAGAAGACGCCGTCGAGCAGCACCTGCTCGTAGTCGGCGAGCTCGTCGTCCCCGCCGGTCAGCCGCTCCAGCCGCCAAGTGGGTGCGTCGTCGGTGTCCCCGGGTCCGCGGGTGTCCACGATGCGGAGGTGGCCGCGGACCGCCAGGTCGACCAGCGCCGCCGTCACGTCGGCGGTGTGGGCCACCTCGTCCTGCACGGTGCCGACCTCGGCGGGGCCGGCGCCGTCGGGCGGGGTGAAGCGGACCGCGACGGGTCCGCGCGCCCCTCCGGTGGCGGTGGTGGCCTCGGCGCCGGCCAGCGGCGACAGGCCCGGGGTCAGGCCGACGTAGCGCTCGTCACGACCGCGCCGCGCCAGCAGCGCGGCCAGCAGGGCGCCGAGCGCGGCCACCAGCAGCCCGCCGCCGACGGTGAGCGGGTTGGCGGCGAAGGTGTTGCCGAGGTGGCGGCGCTCGGTCAGCAGGACCGGTGCGGTCACCGAACCCGCCGGCCAGCCGGTGACCACGGTGAGCCCCTCGTCGGTGCTGATCCCGTCGTCGGTGAAGGTGGCGGTGGTGCCCTCCTCGGCGGCGGACGTGCAGGGGGTCCTCGTCCCCGGCTCACCGGCGAAGCACCCCACCTGCTCGACCTCGGCCGGCCCGCGGACGGTGACCGTGATGTCCTCGACCGGCACCTGCCACTGGTTGAGGACGTTCCAGGAGAGCTCGTCCAGCCCGGAGCCGGTGGCCTCGGGGTTGACCAGTCCCTGCTGCACCCAGGTGACCACGTAGGTCTGCAGGCCCTCCACCTCGACGTCCGCGTCGCCGACGCGGATGTCCATCGCACCCGACTCGACCTCGGTGCTGACCTGGGCCGGGGCGCCACTGGGACTGGTGGCCGAGACGTCGGTGATCGGCATGCTGCGCCAGTGGTCGGGATCGCCCTCGATGCGCTGCCGGACCGCCTGCACCAGCACCGGGCCGTGGGCCGGCTCGTCGCCGAAGTCGAAGTCCAGCTCGGTGGTCACCCGGGTGGTGCCGTCGCTCGCGGTCTCGGCGGTGACGTCGTAGCGGGTGATCCGCCAGTCCTCCCCCTGGTCCTCGGCCCGGGCCGGGCCGGGTGCGGACACCAGCAGCAGCACCCCGGCCAGGGCGACCAGCAGCGCCCGCAGCAGCAGGGGCCGGTCGGCCTGGGTGGGGCTGGTGCCGGAGGGAAGGAGGAGGGGCTGGGCCATGACCTCATTCAACCGCCCCGGAGGCGCACCCGACGATGACAGTCGTCACCGAAGCCCGCCGCCGGCACCTGGACCCGGCCGACGAGCCGCACCCGGCAGCCCTCGGCGCAGGTCGGACCACCGCGCGAGGTCGCCGGCGGCGGGTGCTGCGGACGACACCGCACGACGCCCCCGGGCAGGGGCCGATCGGCCGTAGGGTCTCGGCATGGCACACCAGTCCGCCGTCCTCGCCGCTGAGGTCGCCCAGGCGGCGCGTGAGCTGGGCGTCCCCGGGGTCGCGGTGGGGATCGAGCACGGCGGGCAGCGTGAGGTCCTCACGCACGGCACCACGAGCGTCGACGGGGGGCGACCGGTCGACGAGGCGACGCTGTTCCAGATCGGCTCGACCGCCAAGACCTTCACCGCCACGGCGATGATGGTGCTGGTCGAGCAGGGACGGGTCGACCTCGACGACCCGGTCCGCCGCCACCTCCCGGACCTGCGGCTGCACGACGCGACGACCGCCGGGACGCTGACCGTCGGTCACCTCCTCAACCACACCGCCGGCTGGGACGGCGGCGACGCCTGGACCGACACCGGTGAGGGCGACGACGCGCTGCGGCGCGCCGTCGAGCTGCTCGTCGGGCTACCGCAGCGGTTCGCCGCAGGGAGCGGGGCGTCGTACAACAACGCGGCGTTCGTGCTGGCTGGGCGGGTGGTGGAGCAGGTCACGGGCGAGACGTACGAGCGCGCGCTGGCCCGGCTGGTGCTGGACCCGCTCGGGCTGCGCCAGACGAAGACGTCGCTGAACGAGATCATGACCGGCTCGTTCGCGGTCGGTCACCAGCCGCAGGACCCACCCGGCTCGACACCGGT
The sequence above is a segment of the Auraticoccus monumenti genome. Coding sequences within it:
- a CDS encoding hydroxymethylglutaryl-CoA lyase; translated protein: METFPEPHPGTGPAAEVTVYEVGPRDGLQAEETVVPTATKVELVHRLHAAGLRTVEVTSFVPPRWVPQLADAEEVLGAVAGLPDARLPVLVPNIRGLERALSAGAREVAVVVSATEAFARANLGTGREEAVVRAEAVLALAAEHGVAARGYVSMAFGDPWEGRVAPRQVVPLVERLWTAGCARVSLGDTIGVATPAHVRALLTVLAGSEERLALHGHDTYGQALANAAVALEAGVRELDASAGGLGGCPYARSATGNLATEDLLWMLHGQGVSTGVSLPDLAATSAWLAGRLGRPSPSRVVRALTGGSS
- a CDS encoding DUF2207 domain-containing protein, translating into MAQPLLLPSGTSPTQADRPLLLRALLVALAGVLLLVSAPGPARAEDQGEDWRITRYDVTAETASDGTTRVTTELDFDFGDEPAHGPVLVQAVRQRIEGDPDHWRSMPITDVSATSPSGAPAQVSTEVESGAMDIRVGDADVEVEGLQTYVVTWVQQGLVNPEATGSGLDELSWNVLNQWQVPVEDITVTVRGPAEVEQVGCFAGEPGTRTPCTSAAEEGTTATFTDDGISTDEGLTVVTGWPAGSVTAPVLLTERRHLGNTFAANPLTVGGGLLVAALGALLAALLARRGRDERYVGLTPGLSPLAGAEATTATGGARGPVAVRFTPPDGAGPAEVGTVQDEVAHTADVTAALVDLAVRGHLRIVDTRGPGDTDDAPTWRLERLTGGDDELADYEQVLLDGVFSTGDEVDLDGLVFAPALASTQTALYRRVTERGWFRADPRAVRHRWAGGAALVLVAGVVLTIVLALTVGAGIIGLGLVVAGVVGLALTGRAPARTAAGSALLEQSLGFKLYLSTAEADQIKLEEAEQVFSRYLPYAIAFGVAEHWTGVFAELAARGHALDTPTWYAGAHPFVFTGAAFGDQISSFSSAVSSAVTTSTAGSGGGSGFSAGVGGGVGGGGGGGW
- a CDS encoding AEC family transporter; translated protein: MISVLSGLGTIAAVVLVGVALAHLRVLDGNGQQVLARITFTVATPALILTLMSRTDITRIVSPSLAVAACASLLVALVWVGLARLRWRRGAAETVVGAWSAGYVNANNLGIPVAAFVLGDASAALPVLLLQMVLLQPLGLVVLDVCAARERGGRVSVGSVLSRPFRNPMTVATLAGVALSLLEWSIPAPVAAPLDMLGAMSVPAMLLAFGVSLRLGPLPGRGEPPAQLATLVALKLVVMPAVAWVLAALVWRLEPATVAAVVLMAGLPSAQNVFIIATRYRVGVLLARDVVFLSTVLSFATVLLLALLLRLG
- a CDS encoding T3SS (YopN, CesT) and YbjN peptide-binding chaperone 1, translating into MPDYRDFDLDRSTAESWLEFEQRLAEVVSMIDDSADFTLGCVAVDEEPVPFVRFHSRDRDTLLAEAASNAVVGEKYQLGPAELTRLSELGWQDPTSEPEQPGDPVSENFWVLRAQEQSEALAGLAVSTLRDVYGVQHPVFLAPDQLAEILTPAPEPVVLTEYDAEDVAAVVPAGVEHLRDLVEVELTEMFGHTPLHDAEGDIAIRVGSTMLFLRLSSDAREVLVFASLVHDVEGRSRAVEVLNDLNADARMVKFQLIRDRVFVTCSVMAHPFVPAHLHQAVTMMAEVADGIDDELAGKLRGRTTFGPDAG